Proteins encoded by one window of Arabidopsis thaliana chromosome 2, partial sequence:
- a CDS encoding O-glucosyltransferase rumi-like protein (DUF821) (CONTAINS InterPro DOMAIN/s: Lipopolysaccharide-modifying protein (InterPro:IPR006598), Protein of unknown function DUF821, CAP10-like (InterPro:IPR008539); BEST Arabidopsis thaliana protein match is: Arabidopsis thaliana protein of unknown function (DUF821) (TAIR:AT3G61280.1); Has 35333 Blast hits to 34131 proteins in 2444 species: Archae - 798; Bacteria - 22429; Metazoa - 974; Fungi - 991; Plants - 531; Viruses - 0; Other Eukaryotes - 9610 (source: NCBI BLink).): MSSHVVDDQRQPNNSISSLSSKLTKPWITTTIFIFVFFFFIILVGASLRWMDMFLIGGGRIKVTPIFTRNTNATIPKEKLTTPLNFTLQCSLDQNIATQTCPASNPEKSQPSKDEPETCPDYFRWIHKDLEAWRETGITRETLERASDKAHFRLIIKGGRVYVHQYKKSFQTRDVFTIWGIVQLLRMYPGQVPDLELLFMCHDSPEIWRRDYRPRPGVNVTWPPPPLFHYCGHSGAFDIVFPDWSFWGWPEINIKEWNKQSELISEGIKKVKWEEREPYAYWKGNPGVAMVRRDLMHCHDPMVHLYRQDWSREGRIGYRTSNLEDQCTHRYKIYVEGRAWSVSEKYILACDSMTLLVKPFYFDFFTRSLVPMEHYWPIRPQEKCSDIVFAVHWGNNNTKKARAIGRNGSGYVRKNLKMKYVYDYMLHLLQSYGKLMKMNVEVPQGAKEVCPETMACPINGGRMRQSMDDSLVMSPSVKATCEMPPPFEEDELKKFLEKKESVEKEVEKWTNEYWQEQKKILKH, encoded by the exons ATGAGTTCTCACGTGGTTGATGATCAAAGGCAACCTAATAACTCAATCTCGAGTTTAAGTTCTAAACTAACCAAGCCATGGATCACAACCACAATCttcatctttgtcttcttcttcttcatcatcctcgtTGGAGCTTCTCTCAGGTGGATGGACATG TTTTTAATCGGTGGAGGTAGAATCAAAGTGACACCAATATTTACAAGAAACACCAACGCAACTATCCCCAAGGAAAAACTCACTACACCACTGAACTTCACATTGCAATGCTCACTAGACCAGAACATAGCAACCCAGACGTGTCCTGCAAGCAACCCGGAGAAATCACAACCTAGTAAGGACGAGCCAGAGACTTGTCCAGACTACTTCAGGTGGATCCACAAGGATCTTGAAGCATGGCGTGAGACTGGAATCACTCGAGAGACGTTAGAGAGAGCAAGTGATAAAGCTCACTTCCGGCTGATAATAAAAGGAGGAAGAGTGTATGTGCATCAATACAAGAAATCTTTTCAGACAAGAGATGTTTTCACTATATGGGGAATAGTACAGCTGCTAAGGATGTATCCTGGTCAAGTCCCTGATCTTGAGCTTCTCTTCATGTGCCATGACTCACCTGAAATCTGGAGAAGAGACTATAGGCCAAGACCAGGAGTCAATGTGACGTGGCCACCTCCTCCACTCTTCCACTATTGTGGACATTCCGGTGCTTTCGACATTGTCTTCCCTGACTGGAGCTTTTGGGGCTG GCCGGAGATTAACATAAAGGAGTGGAATAAACAGTCGGAGTTGATAAGTGAAGGGATAAAGAAGGTGAAGTGGGAAGAGAGAGAGCCTTACGCATATTGGAAGGGGAATCCTGGAGTTGCCATGGTCAGAAGAGACCTCATGCATTGTCATGACCCTATGGTTCATCTCTATCGCCAg GATTGGAGCAGAGAGGGCAGGATTGGGTATAGGACATCAAACCTAGAAGATCAATGCACCCACAG GTACAAGATTTATGTAGAAGGAAGGGCTTGGTCAGTGAGTGAGAAGTATATATTAGCTTGTGACAGCATGACTCTTCTTGTGAAGCCATTTTACTTTGACTTCTTCACTAGAAGCTTAGTTCCAATGGAGCATTATTGGCCCATAAGACCTCAAGAAAAATGTAGTGACATTGTCTTTGCTGTCCATTGGGGCAACAACAATACCAAAAAG GCCAGAGCTATAGGGAGAAATGGAAGTGGGTATGTGCGAAAGAATCTAAAGATGAAGTATGTGTATGATTACATGTTGCATCTACTGCAAAGCTATGGgaagttgatgaagatgaatgtAGAAGTGCCTCAAGGAGCCAAGGAAGTGTGTCCGGAGACAATGGCTTGTCCAATCAATGGAGGCCGAATGAGACAATCTATGGATGACTCATTGGTTATGTCTCCGAGCGTTAAGGCTACTTGTGAGATGCCTCCAccttttgaagaagatgagctcAAAAAGtttcttgagaagaaagaaagtgttgagaaagaaGTTGAGAAGTGGACTAATGAGTATTGGCAGgaacagaagaagattcttAAACATTGA